The genomic interval AGCCGCTGTGGCCCTGCAGCCGCGCGCTCTTGAGCGCCAGTTCGGCCTCTTCCTGCACCTTGAGCAGGGAGTCCTCTGCCTGATAACAGACGGCGCCGAGGTAGACGGCCGTCTCCAGATTGACCGACTCGGGCCAGTGCAGCCGCTGCAGGCTCTTGAGCAGCTGGCTGGCGCCGTCCACCATCTCGCTCTCGGACATGTTGGGCAGCAGCACGGCAAAGACCTGGCCGGCGTAGCGGGCCTGCAGGGCGCCGCTGTGCTTGCGCACGAAGGTACCGATGGAGGCGCTCGCCTCCATCAGCAGATCCTGGCTCGGGCGTCCGCTCAGCTCGGGATCCAGCTCCTCCAGCCCCGCCAGCTCGATCAGCAGCACGCCGCCGCTGATCACGCTCGCCTCCATGATGGCGTTTTCCAGACGGTTGTCGAAGAAGAGGCGGTTGCCTATGCCGGTCGTCTTGTCGACGAAGGCGTTGCTGCGGATGAAGTTGTCAAACCGGCTGCGCTCCTTGCGGGCATCGGCCAGCTCGGCCAGCAGATGGGTGAGGGCCTGGCTGGCGGAGAGGGGCCACTCGTCGGCGGGATCATGGGCCAGCTTGGTGAGCTTGCCATCCAGGATCAGCTGGGCCCGCTCCGCCAGCAGCTCGGCACCGCGCAGCTGCTGACGCAGCCAGCGGATCGAGTACCAGAGGCCGAACACCACTATGAAGACCCCGAGGGAGATGCCGAACATGGCCTGCATGGAGTACTCGAACTCCTTGAAGGGCCTGTCCAGCTTGAACTCGGCCTGCATGCCGACCTGATTGGGAATGGCCTTGCTGTAGGGGATCAGCAGACTCTCGTCCGTCTGCTGCTGCACATCGCGAAACCAGTAGACCCGCTGGCTGTCCTGGCGGATCTCCAGCTCGACCACGTGGGAGGCCCGCAGCAGGGAGGGCAGCCAGCGGGCAAGGGCCTGCTGATCGTCGGTCACCCCCAGCTGCTTGTCGATGATCTCCACCAGGGAGTCGACCCGGTTTTGCTGCAGCTCCATCCCCATCTGGCGGAAACTGAATACCCCGCCGAGCATCACCACGGCCATGGCCGCGATCACGCACAGCGTAATAAAGGAGACGAGTTGAGTGGTCAGTTTCATGTGCCTTTCCGTAGCCGACAGCATCCATAAGGCCTCATGGTATCAGCCTTGGCCAAACCCCGCCTATGGTTGAAGATCCCGCTTCTGCAAATAAGCGTCAGTGCCGCTCATGCCTGGGAGTGGGTCGCTTGTGAGGGGAAGAGACTCGGGAGAGGGGAAAATCGGACAACTGCTGGGCAGCGGACAGAAAAATGGTCCCACTGCGGGGACCAAAAGAAACACTCATATCAAAACTAACACTCTGTGCTACTGACAAAAATAGATACAGGAGTATTGAACACACGGTGAGTCAAACCGCACCGCTACTCTAGCCATTTCAGATAAGCTGGACAATTGTCATTTATGACAGGTCAGCGATTGAATCTTCACCACTCGTTTTGTCATATTGTTGTTTATCAATGAATTATGATTGTTGTTCCAAGTGTGACCGATACGACTCAAATCGATGCAGCTAATGCTATGATGTTGCCATCCATTTGTATCCCATGCCCCCACCAGGCAGGTACCCCTTGCGACGAGCCTCTCCCTTCTGGATCAGTCTGCTGCTGCTCTGCCTTCCCGTGCTGGCGAGCCTGCCCCTCAGCCAGCTGCTGGGCAATCCCCTGGCCCACCAGCTGCTGCAACAGAAGAAGGCGCAGATAGAGGCCGCGCTGGCGGAGCGCCACGAGGCGCTGGATCAGAGCATTCGCTCCCAGCTATCCAGGTTCGCCTTCGATTGCGGCCCCGCAGACATGACCCTGCTGCGGGCTCCCCGTTTCTACAGTCGCCACATCCGGCTGCAGGGGCTCAAGCTCGCCTCCGGCGGCGGTTGTTCCAGTCTGGGGGAGGATTTCC from Aeromonas rivipollensis carries:
- a CDS encoding EAL domain-containing protein; the protein is MKLTTQLVSFITLCVIAAMAVVMLGGVFSFRQMGMELQQNRVDSLVEIIDKQLGVTDDQQALARWLPSLLRASHVVELEIRQDSQRVYWFRDVQQQTDESLLIPYSKAIPNQVGMQAEFKLDRPFKEFEYSMQAMFGISLGVFIVVFGLWYSIRWLRQQLRGAELLAERAQLILDGKLTKLAHDPADEWPLSASQALTHLLAELADARKERSRFDNFIRSNAFVDKTTGIGNRLFFDNRLENAIMEASVISGGVLLIELAGLEELDPELSGRPSQDLLMEASASIGTFVRKHSGALQARYAGQVFAVLLPNMSESEMVDGASQLLKSLQRLHWPESVNLETAVYLGAVCYQAEDSLLKVQEEAELALKSARLQGHSGWFLYEKSLDEEASNKGTVRWRTLINRRIEEQGISFYLQSVQQERDQVVLQQELLIRLHDEQGRELQAGVFMPMAEKAGLLLPLDRLVVTQTLRLLRQRPESSCPVSLSLSAQNLLNREFQRELFFELFQLPRSINEGLILQLSESQVTRHYEALKRPLRALRMLGCRLAIDHAGQDVVSTQYIKEFEIHFLKLHPSLVREIHLRQVNQMAVRSLVGGCANTQARVIAVGVESGDEWKMLRHLGVHAGQGPWFAEPERLLMPA